From Corvus cornix cornix isolate S_Up_H32 chromosome 6, ASM73873v5, whole genome shotgun sequence, one genomic window encodes:
- the CCNJ gene encoding cyclin-J produces MELEAQWWTGQLAADIHQALRYKELKLPSYKGQSPQLHLRRYFADLIAIVSNRFRLCPAARHLAVYLLDLFMDRYDISTQQLHVVALSCLLLASKFEEKEDSVPKLEQLNSLGCMTNMNLVLTKQNLLHMELLLLETFQWNLCLPTAAHFIDYYLSIAVHETDLHDGWPMVCLEKTKLYMAKYADYFLEVSLQDHEFLNYAPSLVATACVASSRIILRLSPTWPTRLHHLTAYSWDFLVPCIERLLIAHDNDVKEANKQKGQQAQSAQHAVFQPPAPSAQQANAQQHVPQYLQAHQSSLQYHHPASQQQSCQQILSSTHTASYPLQTCPAALQTSAQARGHVQTGAAMSLAVPLEVKPCISVSYNRTYQVNGRYSCITPCFER; encoded by the exons aTGGAGCTGGAGGCGCAGTGGTGGACAGGACAGCTGGCGGCCGACATCCACCAAGCGCTTCGATACAAG GAGCTGAAGCTGCCGTCTTACAAAGGCCAGTCTCCCCAGTTACACTTGAGAAGATACTTTGCAGACCTGATTGCCATTGTGAGCAACAGGTTCAGACTCTGTCCTGCTGCGCGACATCTGGCTGTGTATCTGCTGGACCTCTTCATGGACCGCTATGACATATCCACACAGCAACTGCATGTGGTGGCTCTTTCCTGTTTACTTCTAGCAA GtaaatttgaagaaaaggaagacagTGTTCCCAAACTTGAACAGTTGAACAGCTTGGGTTGTATGACTAACATGAATTTGGTActaacaaaacagaatttgctTCATATGGAGTTGTTGTTGCTAGAAacatttcagtggaatttgTGCCTCCCAACTGCTGCTCATTTCATCGACTATTATCTTTCTATTGCTGTCCATGAGACTGATCTTCATGATGGCTGGCCAATGGTTTGCTTAGAGAAGACTAAGTTATATATGGCAAAATATGCCGATTACTTTCTGGAAGTATCATTGCAAG atcatgaatttttaaattatgccCCTTCTCTAGTTGCTACTGCATGTGTAGCTTCTTCAAGGATTATCTTGCGTCTCTCACCCACGTGGCCTACCCGGCTGCATCACCTGACTGCCTACTCCTGGGACTTCCTGGTGCCATGTATTGAGCGACTCTTAAT TGCGCATGATAATGACGTGAAGGaagcaaacaagcagaaagGACAACAGGCTCAGTCTGCCCAACACGCTGTATTTCAGCCCCCAGCTCCAAGTGCCCAGCAGGCCAATGCTCAGCAGCACGTACCACAGTATCTCCAGGCTCATCAGTCTTCGTTACAGTACCACCACCCAGCatcacagcagcaaagctgccaGCAGATACTATCATCCACTCACACAGCCTCTTACCCACTCCAGACTTGCCCTGCTGCCTTACAGACCAGTGCTCAGGCTCGAGGCCACGTACAGACCGGTGCTGCCATGTCGCTGGCTGTGCCGCTGGAAGTGAAGCCGTGCATAAGTGTCTCCTACAACCGGACATACCAAGTGAATGGACGATATTCCTGTATTACTCCCTGCTTTGAGAGGTGA